A stretch of the Filimonas lacunae genome encodes the following:
- a CDS encoding RagB/SusD family nutrient uptake outer membrane protein: MKMMIQKISILLLAVAAFSGCTKLEEERYGSLSPETYYSTEAEALSSVVGVYQLLSYTVHIGDPWRIAEFGTDEFIVPGRASGGWYDASNIEIIQHKVTPANATSGRAWTNIFQEIGTANAVLESLNASPNAANLKAVIAETRALRAYGYFYAMDFWGNVPLVTVARIDPNNLPTTTRRADVFKFVETEMTAALADLPSVNNVNRTAYYPRFTREAIFAALATMYLNAEVYTGTPQWEKAAAMCDSVIKTGAYSLEANVGDNFSSTNKKTFKEVISSFSVDPAKNAGGNQFILYTQHALDKLKYNLPFTPADGYSTYQEALDRYENVDKRKGLIEYGPQTYLDGTPLLQSNGQQLVLVPVKDLVSAEDNEGYKVLKYTPIGTTWSGYNGDNDLVLLRYSDILLTKAEALFRISSSSGVALDLVNQVRGRSNASQLGSLTLKNLEEERAREFIWEGHRRRDMIRFGSYFTSTWAFKTGQTETYRGIYPIPSEQITANPKLEQNTGYPKQ, encoded by the coding sequence ATGAAAATGATGATACAAAAAATATCCATCCTGTTGCTGGCAGTAGCCGCATTCAGTGGATGTACCAAGCTGGAAGAAGAACGCTATGGAAGCTTATCGCCCGAAACATATTACAGCACAGAAGCCGAAGCGTTATCTTCTGTGGTGGGCGTGTACCAGTTGTTATCGTATACCGTGCATATTGGCGATCCCTGGAGGATAGCCGAATTTGGAACAGACGAATTTATTGTACCGGGCAGGGCCAGTGGTGGCTGGTACGATGCTTCGAATATTGAGATTATACAGCATAAGGTAACACCGGCCAATGCCACTTCGGGCCGTGCGTGGACTAATATCTTCCAGGAAATAGGTACGGCTAATGCGGTGCTGGAAAGCTTGAACGCTTCGCCCAATGCTGCCAACCTGAAAGCGGTAATTGCCGAAACCAGGGCTTTACGTGCCTACGGTTATTTCTATGCAATGGACTTCTGGGGTAATGTGCCGTTGGTAACAGTAGCACGCATCGATCCTAATAACCTGCCTACCACCACCAGGCGTGCGGATGTTTTCAAGTTTGTAGAAACGGAAATGACAGCAGCGTTAGCCGATCTGCCTTCGGTGAATAATGTAAACAGAACGGCTTATTATCCCCGCTTTACCCGGGAAGCTATTTTCGCGGCACTGGCTACCATGTATCTGAATGCAGAAGTATATACCGGCACGCCGCAATGGGAAAAAGCAGCTGCTATGTGTGACAGTGTTATTAAAACCGGTGCTTATTCCCTGGAAGCCAATGTGGGTGATAATTTCTCTTCTACCAATAAGAAAACATTTAAAGAAGTGATCTCTTCTTTTTCTGTTGATCCGGCTAAAAATGCAGGCGGCAATCAGTTTATCCTGTATACCCAACATGCGTTGGATAAGCTAAAGTATAACCTGCCGTTTACCCCGGCCGATGGTTATAGTACCTACCAGGAAGCGCTGGACAGGTATGAAAATGTCGATAAAAGAAAAGGCTTGATTGAATATGGTCCGCAAACTTACCTGGATGGTACGCCGCTGTTACAATCGAATGGTCAGCAACTGGTGCTGGTGCCTGTAAAAGACCTGGTAAGTGCTGAAGACAATGAAGGTTACAAAGTATTAAAATATACGCCGATCGGTACTACGTGGAGTGGATATAATGGCGATAATGATCTTGTTTTATTAAGATATTCCGATATATTGCTTACCAAGGCGGAAGCGCTTTTCCGGATAAGTTCATCGTCAGGTGTGGCGTTAGACCTGGTAAACCAGGTAAGAGGCAGAAGCAATGCCAGCCAGCTGGGTTCACTTACATTGAAGAACCTGGAAGAAGAAAGGGCGAGAGAGTTTATATGGGAAGGCCATCGCAGAAGAGATATGATACGTTTTGGAAGTTATT
- a CDS encoding TonB-dependent receptor has product MKSILPLRRSGFIKLLMMTKLSLFLILAGCLTAEAKGYSQLISVSFERAPVQKVFASIRSQSGYQFIYTNTVLEKARQVSISVKDATLEQVLNLCLKDQPLTYSIVEKTVIIKLKEPLVLKEEAALPPPIAIKGRVLNEKGEPMPGVSVQVRGKNSGTTTDNDGAFQLTVPDEKAVLDFTYVGYASQSIGVGKTREFSVLLVQENKKLENIVVVGYGTQRQKDLTGAVSAVSSKDFNQGQMLSPQQSIQGKLAGVNISQNSGKPGGSSTVRVRGGTSLTGSNDPLYVIDGVPISTSAGVSQANIRGNSTDFFDQEPTNPLMTLNPNDIESVTVLKDASSTAIYGSRAANGVIVITTKKGTAGKGRVALNVSGGVSNVSKKLKMLTGDEYRAINNKLGLSFDDKGANTNWQDEIYRPANNQDYFLSFFGGSDKTTYRASLGYGSQEGVMIGSKLNRTNARINVNHSALDDKLTFDLRVNYGQTFSNSAPVSNTVGSEAGTSMNYEAYVFNPTFPVYAANDSYNHVPPYRVNPVSFSTDLADQLTNNRFLGNLSTTYKIVKPLSVNVNLGYTNQTVNRNTYISKNNPLGEGLGGYASVQKLQDYSKLLEMVFRFNQRFGKHAVDAIGGYSYQYFVEEGLRNTANGFLSDEFKWYSLQAASTISSVSTFKQSNTLISFYSRVNYNFDDRFLVTGTIRKDGSSRFGSGNKWGYFPSGSVAWRISREKFFNVTPVSDLKVRASYGITGNQEIGNLNSITTLGATTTGYIVGGSRITTVLPQQYANPNLRWEQTAQFDGGVDFAFLQGRIHGSIDYYVKKTTDLLLRLPVPSPTAVSTQLANVGSVQNKGIELELGATVIEKNHFSWESSLNFSRNRNKVLSLSNDQFKGDNIKIAPLQGQGLTSGVYAQLITPGQPLGTFYGRRFAGIKDGVEQFIAGDTVIGCAQPDFTFGFSNTFNYKRWTLTLNARGSVGNDIYNLTANNLGYLSNLPGRNVMEIAVASGVGRDQPKQYSSRWIENGSFLRLDNVSLSYNINVKNTFLSNARVYISAQNLFVITGYSGLDPEVNSEISGTGVAPLGVDYLAYPKSRTISAGVNVIF; this is encoded by the coding sequence ATGAAATCTATTCTGCCCTTGCGGCGGAGCGGGTTTATTAAACTGTTGATGATGACGAAACTGTCGCTTTTCTTAATTCTGGCCGGATGTCTGACTGCTGAGGCAAAAGGCTATTCGCAGCTTATTTCGGTTTCTTTCGAACGAGCCCCGGTGCAAAAGGTGTTTGCCAGCATCCGTTCGCAAAGTGGTTACCAGTTTATTTATACCAACACCGTGCTGGAAAAGGCACGGCAGGTGAGCATTTCGGTAAAGGATGCCACGTTGGAACAGGTATTAAACCTTTGTTTAAAAGATCAGCCGCTCACTTATTCTATTGTAGAAAAAACAGTAATTATAAAACTGAAAGAGCCGCTGGTGCTGAAAGAAGAAGCGGCCCTGCCGCCGCCCATTGCTATTAAAGGCCGGGTGTTGAACGAGAAAGGAGAACCCATGCCTGGCGTAAGTGTGCAGGTGCGTGGCAAAAACTCCGGAACTACCACTGATAACGATGGTGCTTTTCAGTTAACCGTACCGGACGAAAAAGCCGTACTGGATTTTACTTATGTAGGGTACGCTTCACAATCCATTGGCGTGGGCAAAACACGCGAGTTTTCTGTGTTGCTGGTACAGGAAAACAAAAAGCTGGAAAACATAGTGGTAGTGGGCTATGGCACACAACGCCAGAAAGATCTAACCGGCGCTGTATCTGCAGTGAGCAGCAAAGATTTTAACCAGGGGCAAATGTTAAGCCCACAGCAAAGTATACAGGGCAAACTGGCCGGTGTAAACATTTCTCAAAATAGTGGTAAACCTGGTGGTTCCAGCACGGTAAGGGTGCGTGGCGGAACTTCCCTTACGGGGTCTAACGATCCGTTATATGTGATAGATGGGGTGCCTATTTCTACCTCTGCCGGCGTAAGTCAGGCCAATATTCGTGGCAACAGCACCGACTTCTTCGACCAGGAGCCTACTAACCCGCTGATGACTTTAAACCCGAATGATATAGAATCAGTAACTGTGCTGAAAGATGCGTCTTCTACTGCTATCTATGGTTCCCGTGCAGCCAATGGGGTAATAGTGATCACTACTAAAAAAGGTACTGCCGGAAAAGGCAGGGTGGCTTTGAATGTATCTGGTGGGGTATCGAATGTATCTAAAAAACTGAAGATGCTCACCGGCGATGAATACCGCGCTATTAACAACAAACTAGGTTTGTCGTTTGATGATAAAGGTGCCAATACCAACTGGCAGGATGAAATTTACCGTCCGGCCAATAACCAGGATTACTTTCTCAGTTTCTTTGGTGGCAGTGATAAAACCACCTATCGTGCTTCATTAGGCTATGGCAGTCAGGAAGGCGTGATGATTGGTTCTAAACTCAACAGAACCAACGCACGTATCAATGTAAACCATTCGGCGCTGGATGATAAGCTCACTTTTGACCTGCGGGTTAACTACGGGCAAACCTTTTCTAATTCTGCGCCTGTATCAAACACAGTAGGTAGTGAAGCGGGTACCAGCATGAACTACGAAGCATATGTTTTTAACCCTACCTTTCCTGTGTATGCGGCTAATGACAGCTATAATCATGTGCCGCCCTATCGGGTGAACCCGGTATCTTTTTCTACCGATTTAGCCGATCAGCTTACCAATAACCGTTTCCTGGGTAACCTGTCTACTACATATAAAATTGTCAAACCCCTTAGTGTGAATGTAAACCTGGGGTATACCAACCAAACGGTTAACCGTAACACCTATATCAGCAAAAACAATCCGTTAGGAGAAGGGCTGGGTGGTTATGCCAGTGTGCAAAAACTGCAGGATTATAGCAAGCTGCTGGAAATGGTGTTCCGCTTTAACCAACGTTTTGGTAAACATGCAGTGGATGCTATTGGTGGTTATTCATACCAGTACTTTGTAGAAGAAGGATTGCGTAACACAGCCAATGGCTTCCTGAGTGATGAGTTTAAATGGTACAGCTTACAGGCTGCCAGCACTATTAGCAGTGTATCTACTTTTAAGCAAAGCAATACCCTGATCTCCTTTTACAGCAGGGTGAATTATAATTTCGACGATCGTTTTTTAGTAACGGGTACCATCCGTAAAGATGGCTCCAGCCGTTTTGGTTCGGGTAACAAGTGGGGCTATTTCCCCAGTGGTTCTGTGGCCTGGCGTATTTCGCGTGAGAAGTTCTTTAACGTTACACCTGTGTCTGATTTAAAAGTACGTGCCAGTTATGGTATTACCGGTAACCAGGAAATTGGTAACCTTAACTCCATTACCACACTGGGTGCAACTACCACCGGTTATATAGTAGGGGGGAGCAGAATCACCACTGTGTTGCCACAGCAATATGCCAACCCTAACCTGCGTTGGGAGCAAACGGCACAGTTTGACGGAGGGGTGGATTTTGCTTTTCTGCAGGGTAGGATACATGGTAGTATTGATTATTATGTGAAAAAAACAACCGATCTGTTGCTTCGTTTGCCGGTGCCTTCGCCTACTGCGGTAAGCACACAATTGGCTAACGTGGGTAGTGTACAAAACAAGGGCATTGAACTGGAATTAGGCGCTACTGTTATAGAGAAGAATCATTTCAGCTGGGAAAGCAGTCTTAACTTTAGCCGTAACAGGAATAAAGTGTTAAGCCTGAGTAATGACCAGTTTAAAGGTGATAACATTAAAATAGCGCCTTTGCAGGGACAAGGCTTAACCTCTGGTGTATATGCACAGTTGATTACACCCGGACAGCCTTTAGGTACTTTTTATGGCCGTCGTTTTGCAGGTATAAAAGATGGTGTAGAGCAATTCATTGCGGGAGATACAGTAATAGGCTGCGCGCAGCCTGATTTTACCTTTGGTTTCAGCAACACCTTCAACTATAAAAGATGGACTTTAACCCTTAACGCCAGAGGCTCTGTGGGCAACGATATTTATAACCTTACAGCCAACAACCTGGGCTATCTCAGCAACCTGCCTGGCCGCAACGTAATGGAAATTGCCGTAGCCAGCGGGGTAGGGCGTGATCAGCCTAAACAATATTCTTCCCGTTGGATTGAAAATGGTTCTTTCCTGCGGTTAGATAACGTAAGCCTGTCTTATAACATCAATGTAAAAAATACATTCTTATCCAACGCCAGGGTGTACATCTCGGCGCAAAACCTTTTTGTAATAACAGGCTACAGCGGATTGGATCCGGAAGTGAACTCCGAAATATCAGGAACCGGTGTGGCGCCGCTCGGTGTTGATTATCTGGCTTATCCTAAATCCAGAACTATCAGCGCTGGCGTGAATGTTATTTTTTAA